TTCCTGCAATTCCCATTGCAGCACACCCAGAGCTCTGTAaaatcacacacagcacaactcTCTTCCTCAGTTATTTAACAAGCATATGTTAACACTGTTTGGTTACTTTTTCGCACAAACCACAACACAACCTTAAAGGTGGTAATTAAACTTTtgcagaaattaaataaaaataaaatgtgataatTTCCTTCAGGCGTTTTCTTCcccctttattttaattatgtttccaGTTCTAAGAAGAAGCCATTGCAAAAGAAGTGAActattgtttttgcttttttttttctccaacttTCTGCTGTTTTTACAAGTCtatgaaaattattttaaaaaactaaataaatttgTCCCAAAATAAGTTACCAATGCAGTCTTCACATATATAATaatggtttttattttaaaacatttatttagcaAGCTAAGTCAAATGAAAACAGATTCTCATTTTCATTAACCCAATGGctaatgctggggtcacactacatgatttctacaatccgacctgattttgtgaacagtgggcagctcacacttaacgactattttgcaccgaatttgtgtcttttgcgtCGTGAAGGAGCACACACTACCCGATCGCTTAAGTACAGGAGACACACACTAAatgactgatctgaaatccttgTCGTGGTGATCTGTGTCACAGCCTCCAAATCTCGCAGAAACACGTGTGATCCAGACAGCGAGAAAGTAAACAAACACGGACGTGGACATTTACAGGTCACGtttgtgtagcgcagatctgcgctgctccaccaatggggtcAGTGGATTTCTGTAGATCTGTGCACAACTGCGGAAAGAACGCGACCACAAGccactgttgttgtttgtgttcgtctgtgtggacaaacacaaaaagcgtatagtattttaaaataacgtgccccaaaacaaccattggtagtttttaataaatacgtatgaaaatcttattctcctgtcatgtttattcttcctgtttcttttctcttcttcagtcagctcagctctcattggctgctggtCATGTCACTCTCCATGATCGGTGGcgatcgagtcgtaaatattaaacatgtttaataaaatcgtagcGGCTCCGAATAGCTTACGATCGGATCGGAGGGCAATCGATCGCATCACAGCCCGTCTCACACTACACGACCATCGGCGGCGGGGACGATCAGTGACGatttgtcgtgagggccaaatcgggctcaaATCAGGCTTGAAatcatgtagtgtgaccccTTGTGAACGTTTACAATATAACAAGAGTCCTCATCTAAATAATTTCCATTTCAGGTGCAATAATATTTCACCCAAAATGGCAGCTAAGCATTTGAAATCCAATGGTAGGCAGGATTGTTGGTGTGGTTTTAGCACTGCGGTTCAACTCTGATCTAGTcttctctttcctttcttttccagGAAGCAGACTCTTATTCTTGGTGCTATGGCTGAACTCCATACCCCAGGTTGAGTGCTGTCcaggggtctgtgtgtgttacagtgagCCCAGGACCACGGTGGCATGCCAACAGCAGGGACTGTCCTCAATCCCAACAGAGATACCCATTCGCAGCCAACGGATATTCCTCCAGAATAACAAGTTGACGGTGGTGAAGTCGACCAGCTTCAGCTCTTGCCACAACCTGACTGTGCTTTGGCTCTACTCCAACAACATCAGCCACATTGAGGCTGGCGCATTTTACGGGCTGGAGAGGCTAGAGCAGCTGGACATTGGAGACAACAGCAACATGAGGATTATCAGCCCCACTGCCTTCCGAGGCCTGTCAAGACTGCACACCTTGCACTTGCATAGGTGCGGCTTGTCTGATTTGCCCGTTGGGGTTTTCCGAGGACTGTTTTCCCTACAATACCTGTATCTCCAGGACAACAACTTGTTAACTCTGCATGATGACACTTTCCTAGACTTGGCCAACCTGACCTATCTCTTTCTCCACAGCAACAAAATCAAAACGGTGTCGGAGAACATGTTGCGTGGTATGATCAATCTGGACCGCCTACTGTTACATCAGAACCGGGTGTCCTTTGTGCACCGGAGGGCTTTCCACGACTTGGGGAAGTTGACAACCTTTTACTTGTTCAATAACAATTTGACTGTGCTCACGGGGGAAACTATGGACCCCTTGGTGTCACTACAGTACCTCCGTCTCAACGGGAACCAATGGATCTGTGACTGCAGGGCCCGGTCTTTATGGGATTGGTTTAAGCGATTTAAAGGCTCAAGCTCTGAGCTGGAGTGCCATGTTCCATCGAATCTGGCTGGCAAAGATCTCAAGAGGTTGAAGGCCAGTGACCTTGAAGGCTGCACAGATTATTCGCAGCAAGTCCGAACCAGCATCTTTAGCACCAAGACCCGATCGGGAAAGCTGCCCACGACCGAGACACCGTTAACAGATGGCACTCCTAGGTGCTGCCAGCAAGAGAGTGACA
This sequence is a window from Amia ocellicauda isolate fAmiCal2 chromosome 17, fAmiCal2.hap1, whole genome shotgun sequence. Protein-coding genes within it:
- the rtn4r gene encoding reticulon-4 receptor, with amino-acid sequence MKTPVVEGSRLLFLVLWLNSIPQVECCPGVCVCYSEPRTTVACQQQGLSSIPTEIPIRSQRIFLQNNKLTVVKSTSFSSCHNLTVLWLYSNNISHIEAGAFYGLERLEQLDIGDNSNMRIISPTAFRGLSRLHTLHLHRCGLSDLPVGVFRGLFSLQYLYLQDNNLLTLHDDTFLDLANLTYLFLHSNKIKTVSENMLRGMINLDRLLLHQNRVSFVHRRAFHDLGKLTTFYLFNNNLTVLTGETMDPLVSLQYLRLNGNQWICDCRARSLWDWFKRFKGSSSELECHVPSNLAGKDLKRLKASDLEGCTDYSQQVRTSIFSTKTRSGKLPTTETPLTDGTPRCCQQESDKSSIISSKGLPDPSSYNSRQITNNPLKDKENISKTKFLEVDPTKNGTHNIQRQKDDPARTFSDTLDAPLGKLKPDFIDNMEPSTAPSKKRKKCSKKPKPDAQCLKGNGSTSRALNLLFLPAIWFSLTIC